One Amycolatopsis sp. NBC_00355 genomic window carries:
- the pip gene encoding prolyl aminopeptidase: MDELYPPLPARAEGFLDVGDGHRIRCQEAGNPHGKPVVVLHGGPGSGIAPMARRHFDPGAYRIVLFDQRGAGQSTPGAADLTANTLWHLVADMELLRERLGIERWQVFGGSWGATLALAYAETHPSRVSEIILRGVFTVRRSELDWIYRGGAANLFPREWEAFLAPIPEDRRGDPLSAYADLLADARVRDVAAVAWSRWEGATVSLYPQESFVQQYAEPAFALTFARLAVHYFTHGAWLEDGQLIRDAGKLAGIPGVIVQGRYDAVCPPTTAYELHKAWPGSELKLIEGAGHAVTDPGVLAALRAATDSFRP, from the coding sequence ATGGACGAGCTCTACCCGCCACTCCCCGCGCGGGCCGAAGGATTCCTCGACGTCGGCGACGGGCACCGGATCCGCTGCCAGGAAGCCGGCAACCCGCACGGGAAGCCGGTCGTGGTCCTGCACGGCGGGCCGGGCAGCGGGATCGCGCCGATGGCGCGCCGGCACTTCGACCCCGGGGCCTACCGGATCGTCCTGTTCGACCAGCGTGGCGCCGGGCAGTCCACGCCGGGCGCCGCCGACCTCACGGCCAACACGCTGTGGCACCTGGTCGCCGACATGGAACTGCTGCGCGAACGCCTCGGCATCGAGCGGTGGCAGGTCTTCGGCGGCTCGTGGGGCGCGACCCTCGCCCTCGCCTACGCGGAGACGCACCCGTCGCGCGTCAGCGAAATCATCCTGCGCGGCGTGTTCACCGTGCGGCGCAGCGAGCTGGACTGGATCTACCGCGGCGGCGCGGCCAACCTGTTCCCGCGGGAGTGGGAGGCCTTCCTGGCGCCCATCCCCGAAGACCGGCGCGGCGACCCCCTGTCCGCGTACGCCGACCTGCTCGCCGACGCCCGGGTCCGCGACGTCGCGGCGGTCGCGTGGAGCAGATGGGAAGGCGCGACGGTTTCCCTGTACCCGCAGGAATCCTTCGTGCAGCAGTACGCCGAACCGGCGTTCGCCCTGACGTTCGCCCGGCTCGCGGTGCACTACTTCACCCACGGCGCCTGGCTGGAGGACGGCCAGCTGATCCGCGACGCGGGCAAGCTGGCCGGGATCCCGGGCGTGATCGTGCAGGGCCGTTACGACGCGGTGTGCCCGCCGACCACGGCGTACGAGCTGCACAAGGCGTGGCCGGGGTCGGAGCTGAAGCTGATCGAGGGCGCGGGGCACGCGGTGACCGACCCGGGCGTCCTGGCCGCCTTGCGCGCCGCGACGGACTCGTTCCGCCCGTAG
- a CDS encoding ABC transporter substrate-binding protein, translating to MKNRKTRLAGLLGASLLLAACGTSGTSSSAPPGAQGFTPPKLEALKALGQPEGQLNVLAWPGYAENGSNDPKINWVTPFEQQTGCKVNVKPFGTSDEAVTLMKTGQYDVVSASGDASLRLVASGDVEPVNTALVPNYADVQPFLKDKSWNSVGGVAYGIPHGWGANLLTWRTDKVTPAPGSWSVMFDANSPYKGKVIAYDSPIYIADAALYLMAHQPDLGIKNPYALDDKQFTAAVNLLKQQRPLVSEYWSDYLKESQALKNGDAVVGTAWQVTVNLTKGEGAPLESAVPSEGATGWSDTWMVAAKSAHKTCAYKWLDYIVSPKVNAQVAEYFGEAPANTKACAEMTDKTLCDTYHASDSAYASKIAYWTTPIPQCLDGRTDVKCKDYGEWTKAWTEIKG from the coding sequence ATGAAGAACAGGAAGACGCGGCTTGCCGGACTCCTCGGCGCCAGCCTGCTGTTGGCTGCATGTGGCACATCGGGCACGAGTTCGTCCGCGCCGCCCGGCGCGCAGGGGTTCACCCCGCCGAAACTGGAGGCGCTGAAAGCGCTCGGGCAGCCGGAAGGCCAGCTGAACGTGCTGGCCTGGCCCGGATACGCCGAGAACGGCTCGAACGACCCGAAGATCAACTGGGTCACGCCGTTCGAGCAGCAGACCGGGTGCAAGGTGAACGTCAAGCCGTTCGGGACGTCCGACGAGGCCGTCACGCTGATGAAGACCGGCCAGTACGACGTCGTCTCGGCGTCCGGGGACGCGTCGCTGCGGCTGGTGGCCTCGGGTGACGTCGAGCCGGTGAACACCGCGCTGGTGCCGAACTACGCCGACGTCCAGCCGTTCCTCAAGGACAAGTCGTGGAACAGCGTCGGCGGCGTCGCCTACGGCATCCCGCACGGCTGGGGCGCGAACCTGCTGACCTGGCGCACCGACAAGGTGACGCCGGCGCCGGGCTCGTGGTCGGTGATGTTCGACGCGAACTCGCCGTACAAGGGCAAGGTCATCGCCTACGACTCGCCGATCTACATCGCCGACGCCGCGCTGTACCTGATGGCGCACCAGCCGGACCTGGGCATCAAGAACCCGTACGCCCTCGACGACAAGCAGTTCACCGCCGCGGTGAACCTGCTCAAGCAGCAGCGGCCGCTGGTGAGCGAGTACTGGTCGGACTACCTCAAGGAGTCGCAGGCGCTGAAGAACGGCGACGCCGTCGTCGGCACCGCCTGGCAGGTCACGGTCAACCTGACCAAGGGCGAGGGCGCGCCGCTGGAGTCGGCCGTGCCGAGCGAAGGCGCCACCGGGTGGTCGGACACCTGGATGGTCGCGGCGAAGTCGGCGCACAAGACGTGCGCGTACAAGTGGCTCGACTACATCGTCAGCCCCAAGGTGAACGCCCAGGTCGCCGAGTACTTCGGCGAGGCGCCGGCGAACACCAAGGCGTGCGCGGAGATGACGGACAAGACCCTCTGCGACACCTACCACGCCAGCGACTCGGCGTACGCGTCGAAGATCGCGTACTGGACCACGCCGATCCCGCAGTGCCTCGACGGCCGCACGGACGTCAAGTGCAAGGACTACGGCGAGTGGACCAAGGCCTGGACCGAGATCAAGGGCTGA
- a CDS encoding ABC transporter permease, giving the protein MTALSAFFYRKPKLRLGFLLSAPLLWLGLAYLGALAALFVTAFWHTDAFTGQVVIEWSLDNFTTLFSDAVYRTITFRTVGIAALVTVIDAVIAFPMAFAMAKLASPRAQRILVIAVMTPLWASYLVKAYAWRSMLSGNGALNWLSPGYGVTATIITLSYLWLPYMILPIYAGLERLPDSLVDASGDLGARSFRTFRSVILPLTFPAIVAGSIFTFSLSLGDYIAVKIVGGTSQMLGNVVYDNIGAANNLPFAATVATVPVVIMLVYLAAVRRTGALDNL; this is encoded by the coding sequence ATGACCGCGCTCTCGGCCTTCTTCTACAGGAAACCCAAGCTGCGCTTGGGTTTCCTGCTCTCGGCCCCGCTGCTCTGGCTCGGCCTGGCCTACCTGGGCGCACTGGCCGCGTTGTTCGTGACGGCGTTCTGGCACACCGACGCGTTCACCGGCCAGGTCGTCATCGAGTGGTCGCTGGACAACTTCACGACGTTGTTCAGCGACGCGGTGTACCGCACGATCACCTTCCGCACGGTCGGGATCGCGGCGCTCGTGACCGTGATCGACGCCGTCATCGCGTTCCCGATGGCGTTCGCGATGGCCAAGCTGGCGTCGCCGCGGGCACAGCGGATCCTGGTGATCGCGGTGATGACGCCGTTGTGGGCGAGCTACCTGGTGAAGGCGTACGCGTGGCGGTCGATGCTGTCCGGCAATGGCGCCTTGAACTGGCTTTCGCCCGGTTACGGCGTCACGGCGACGATCATCACACTGTCGTACCTCTGGCTGCCGTACATGATCCTGCCGATCTACGCGGGCCTCGAGCGGCTGCCGGACTCCCTTGTGGACGCTTCGGGCGACCTCGGCGCACGCTCGTTCCGGACGTTCCGCTCGGTGATCCTGCCGCTGACGTTCCCGGCGATCGTGGCGGGCTCGATCTTCACGTTCTCGCTGTCGCTGGGGGACTACATCGCGGTGAAGATCGTCGGCGGCACGTCGCAGATGCTCGGCAACGTCGTCTACGACAACATCGGCGCGGCCAACAACCTGCCGTTCGCGGCGACGGTGGCGACCGTACCTGTGGTGATCATGCTCGTGTACCTGGCCGCGGTGCGCCGCACCGGCGCGCTGGACAACCTCTAG
- a CDS encoding ABC transporter ATP-binding protein, which produces MPNQAPSDTRVEPASTSDDGRPAVRLSGLRKHFGDVHAVDGVDLDIPPGEFFSMLGPSGSGKTTVLRMIAGFDLPTEGTIELAGRDVSRLAPFERDVNTVFQDYALFPHMSVQQNVEYGLRVKRVPKQQRRERALEALKTVRLEDYGSRKPAQLSGGQRQRVALARALVNRPKVLLLDEPLGALDLKLRLAMQLELKQIQRDVGITFVFVTHDQDEALTMSDRIAVFNDGRIEQVGSPEEVYERPASAFVAGFVGTSNLLGGRGAESVIGRPGLFSIRPEKIRIDDELSEPAAAGETSATGTVTDVVYAGATVRYSVALDAGGQLSVVRQNTDGALAAGRVRLSWRHEHSFPVSTPEGTP; this is translated from the coding sequence ATGCCGAACCAAGCACCTTCCGACACCCGGGTGGAACCCGCGTCGACCAGCGACGACGGCCGCCCCGCCGTCCGGCTTTCCGGACTGCGCAAGCACTTCGGCGACGTGCACGCGGTCGACGGCGTCGACCTCGACATCCCGCCGGGCGAGTTCTTCTCGATGCTCGGCCCGTCCGGCTCCGGCAAGACGACCGTGCTGCGGATGATCGCCGGGTTCGACCTGCCCACCGAGGGCACGATCGAGCTGGCCGGTCGCGATGTCAGCCGCCTCGCGCCGTTCGAGCGCGACGTCAACACGGTGTTCCAGGACTACGCGCTGTTCCCGCACATGAGCGTGCAGCAGAACGTCGAGTACGGCTTGCGCGTGAAGCGCGTCCCGAAGCAGCAACGCCGTGAGCGGGCGCTCGAGGCCCTCAAGACCGTGCGGCTGGAGGACTACGGCTCCCGCAAGCCGGCGCAGCTCTCCGGTGGACAGCGTCAGCGCGTCGCGCTCGCCCGCGCGCTGGTCAACCGGCCCAAGGTGCTGCTGCTCGACGAGCCGCTCGGTGCGCTCGACCTCAAGCTGCGGCTGGCGATGCAGCTGGAGCTCAAGCAGATCCAGCGCGACGTCGGCATCACGTTCGTCTTCGTCACCCACGACCAGGACGAGGCGCTCACCATGAGCGACCGGATCGCGGTCTTCAACGACGGCAGGATCGAGCAGGTCGGCTCGCCCGAAGAGGTCTACGAGCGGCCCGCGAGCGCGTTCGTCGCGGGGTTCGTCGGGACGTCGAACCTGCTGGGCGGCCGCGGCGCCGAGTCCGTGATCGGCCGGCCGGGCCTGTTCAGCATCCGGCCGGAGAAGATCCGCATCGACGACGAGCTGTCCGAGCCCGCCGCCGCGGGGGAGACCAGCGCGACCGGCACGGTCACCGACGTCGTCTACGCCGGCGCGACCGTGCGCTACTCCGTCGCGCTCGACGCCGGCGGCCAGCTCTCGGTCGTCCGGCAGAACACCGACGGCGCCCTGGCGGCCGGCCGCGTCCGGCTCAGCTGGCGCCACGAACACAGTTTCCCGGTCAGTACCCCGGAAGGAACGCCATGA
- the panB gene encoding 3-methyl-2-oxobutanoate hydroxymethyltransferase has translation MSATEKPASEEVAAPYGTGSAAPAAPGPGRKVRVHHLRELKERGEPWPMLTAYDMYTAALFDEAGIPVLLVGDSAANNVFGYDTSLPVTVDELLPLVRAVTRSVKRALVVADLPFGSYQLSPQQALETSVRFMKEGRAHAVKLEGGRRFAAHVEALTAAGVPVMGHIGFTPQSEHNLGGYRVQGRGEAADVLLADALALQEAGAFAVVMEMVPAEAAKRVTAELAIPTVGIGAGPDCDAQVLVWQDMAGLRRGKAPRFVKRYADVATVLQDAATAFAEDVRRGEFPAPEHAFHD, from the coding sequence ATGTCAGCCACCGAAAAGCCCGCCTCCGAAGAAGTGGCCGCCCCGTACGGCACCGGATCCGCCGCGCCCGCGGCACCGGGTCCGGGCCGGAAGGTCCGCGTGCACCACCTGCGGGAGCTCAAGGAACGCGGCGAACCGTGGCCCATGCTCACCGCGTACGACATGTACACCGCCGCGCTGTTCGACGAGGCCGGGATCCCTGTGCTGCTCGTCGGCGACTCCGCGGCCAACAACGTCTTCGGCTACGACACCTCGCTGCCGGTGACGGTCGACGAGCTGCTGCCGCTGGTCCGGGCGGTGACGAGGTCGGTCAAGCGCGCCCTCGTGGTCGCCGACCTGCCGTTCGGCTCCTACCAGCTCTCGCCGCAGCAGGCGCTGGAGACGTCGGTGCGGTTCATGAAGGAGGGCCGCGCGCACGCCGTCAAGCTGGAGGGCGGCCGTCGGTTCGCCGCGCACGTCGAGGCGCTGACCGCGGCGGGCGTGCCGGTGATGGGCCACATCGGGTTCACCCCGCAGAGTGAACACAACCTCGGCGGCTACCGGGTGCAGGGGCGCGGTGAAGCAGCGGACGTGCTGCTCGCCGACGCGCTGGCGCTGCAGGAGGCCGGGGCGTTCGCGGTGGTGATGGAGATGGTGCCCGCCGAAGCCGCGAAGCGCGTCACCGCGGAACTGGCGATCCCGACCGTCGGCATCGGCGCCGGGCCGGACTGCGACGCGCAGGTGCTCGTCTGGCAGGACATGGCCGGGCTGCGGCGCGGCAAGGCGCCGCGGTTCGTCAAGCGCTACGCCGACGTCGCGACGGTGCTGCAGGACGCGGCGACGGCGTTCGCCGAGGACGTCCGCCGCGGTGAGTTCCCGGCACCCGAACACGCGTTCCACGACTAA
- a CDS encoding ABC transporter permease yields MRTSRVLLWTALGLGLAVIYFPLLVVLLNSFNADTTFGWPPSRFTLEWWSRASSNEGALNALWTSVQAGLAATAIALLLGTMAAFALQRYRFFGRNPVSLLIILPIALPGIVTGIALNNAFRTILGINLGLLTAIIAHATFCIVVVFNNVVARLRRMGGNLEEASMDLGATGFTTFRLVTFPMLRSALLAGGLLAFALSFDEIIVTTFTLGTGMETLPIWIYNNLFRPNQAPIVNVVAAVLIVASTVPVYLAQRLSGDTASGGRL; encoded by the coding sequence GTGCGGACGTCTCGGGTGCTCTTGTGGACGGCGCTGGGTCTCGGCTTGGCGGTGATCTACTTCCCGCTGCTGGTGGTGCTGCTGAACTCGTTCAACGCGGACACGACGTTCGGCTGGCCGCCGTCCCGGTTCACCCTCGAATGGTGGAGCCGCGCGTCCTCGAACGAAGGTGCGTTGAACGCGTTGTGGACGAGCGTCCAGGCGGGCCTGGCGGCGACGGCGATCGCGTTGCTGCTGGGCACGATGGCCGCGTTCGCGTTGCAGCGCTACCGGTTCTTCGGCCGCAACCCGGTGTCCCTGCTGATCATCCTGCCGATCGCGCTGCCGGGGATCGTCACGGGCATCGCGCTGAACAACGCGTTCCGGACGATCCTCGGCATCAACCTGGGCCTGCTGACGGCGATCATCGCGCACGCGACGTTCTGCATCGTGGTGGTGTTCAACAACGTCGTCGCGCGGCTGCGGCGGATGGGCGGCAACCTGGAGGAAGCGTCGATGGATCTCGGCGCGACGGGCTTCACGACGTTCCGCCTGGTGACGTTCCCGATGCTGCGCTCGGCGCTGCTGGCGGGCGGGCTGCTGGCGTTCGCGCTGTCGTTCGACGAGATCATCGTGACGACGTTCACCCTGGGCACGGGCATGGAGACGTTGCCGATCTGGATCTACAACAACCTGTTCCGCCCGAACCAGGCGCCGATCGTGAACGTGGTGGCGGCGGTGCTGATCGTCGCGTCGACGGTGCCGGTGTACCTGGCCCAGCGCCTCTCGGGCGACACGGCTTCGGGCGGCCGCCTCTAG
- a CDS encoding undecaprenyl-diphosphate phosphatase, translated as MSAVTYVEAIVVGALQGVSELFPVSSLGHSILLPAWLGGQWQQDLSIGKDSPYLAVLVAMHVATALALVLFFRKDWVRIIAGLWTSVRDREVRTADQRLAWLLVLATIPVGLAGLLFEGLLRDYLGKPVPAAIFLTLNGGVLYAAEKFSRRRPEENDDTVDFSAEETLVLRAVTVEEATDVRLAKLRVGEAVLIGAAQIFALLPGISRSGITMVAGLRRGLGHEDAARFAFLLATPVILAAGVLKMPTLFAPENHASLGPALVGSVIAGVASYISVRFLTGYFETRTLTPFAIYCVVAGIASLIFFAV; from the coding sequence ATGTCCGCGGTGACCTATGTCGAGGCGATTGTCGTCGGCGCCTTGCAAGGGGTGTCGGAATTGTTTCCGGTGTCCAGTCTCGGCCACAGCATCCTGTTGCCCGCCTGGCTCGGCGGCCAGTGGCAGCAGGACCTGAGCATCGGCAAGGATTCGCCCTACCTCGCGGTGCTCGTGGCGATGCACGTGGCGACCGCGCTCGCGCTGGTGCTGTTCTTCCGGAAGGACTGGGTCCGGATCATCGCCGGCCTCTGGACGTCGGTCCGCGACCGCGAGGTCCGCACGGCCGACCAGCGGCTCGCGTGGCTGCTCGTGCTCGCCACCATCCCGGTCGGGCTGGCCGGCCTGCTCTTCGAAGGCCTGTTGCGCGACTACCTCGGCAAGCCCGTGCCGGCGGCGATCTTCCTCACGCTCAACGGCGGAGTCCTCTACGCCGCCGAGAAATTCTCCCGGCGGCGTCCCGAAGAGAATGACGACACCGTGGACTTCTCGGCCGAGGAAACGCTCGTCCTGCGGGCGGTCACCGTCGAGGAGGCGACCGACGTCCGGCTGGCGAAGCTGCGTGTCGGCGAGGCCGTCCTGATCGGTGCCGCGCAGATCTTCGCGCTGTTGCCGGGTATCAGCCGCTCGGGCATCACGATGGTCGCCGGGCTGCGTCGCGGGCTGGGCCACGAGGACGCCGCGCGGTTCGCGTTCCTCCTTGCCACCCCGGTGATCCTGGCCGCGGGCGTGCTGAAGATGCCGACGCTGTTCGCCCCGGAGAACCACGCCTCACTGGGCCCGGCGCTCGTCGGCAGCGTGATCGCCGGCGTCGCCTCGTACATTTCCGTCCGTTTCCTCACGGGCTACTTCGAAACGCGCACGCTGACCCCGTTCGCCATTTACTGTGTGGTCGCCGGAATCGCCAGCCTGATCTTCTTCGCGGTCTGA
- a CDS encoding cytochrome c oxidase assembly protein, with product MPLTFDVPAVLVVLALGGLYFRATRRRAARWPPGRTAAFLTGLATILVVTCSPLAFYDRTFFWVRAVQTVTLLMITPLLLALGAPIRLLLDVTPARWLRRHGRGPVARALTFPPVITLALVAPVLVLYLTPLYDLTLSSAVVDGLARAVLVLSGFLYFWTRLGLDPTPRTDPHLVSVWIAFTEVVFDGALGLVLWLGPLLAPAHYEAAHPGRGPDPRTDQIVGAGVLWIGGDVAGLPFVIALFVRWARDDERRAKQIDVQLDEEAAVGAASTSGLWWENDPALADRFKGRG from the coding sequence GTGCCCCTGACTTTCGACGTTCCCGCGGTGCTCGTGGTGCTCGCCTTGGGCGGGCTCTACTTCCGGGCGACGCGCCGCCGTGCGGCCCGGTGGCCTCCGGGCCGCACGGCGGCGTTCCTCACCGGGCTCGCGACCATCCTCGTCGTCACCTGCTCGCCGTTGGCCTTCTACGACCGGACGTTCTTCTGGGTTCGCGCGGTCCAGACCGTCACCCTGCTGATGATCACACCGCTGCTGCTGGCCTTGGGCGCGCCGATCCGGTTGCTGCTCGACGTCACCCCGGCCCGCTGGCTGCGACGGCACGGTCGCGGCCCGGTGGCCCGCGCGCTGACCTTCCCTCCGGTGATCACGCTCGCCCTGGTCGCCCCGGTCCTGGTGCTCTACCTGACCCCGCTCTACGACCTCACGCTGAGCTCGGCGGTGGTCGACGGACTGGCCCGGGCGGTGCTCGTCCTGTCCGGGTTCCTCTACTTCTGGACGCGCCTCGGGCTCGACCCGACCCCGCGCACGGACCCGCACCTGGTGTCGGTGTGGATCGCCTTCACCGAGGTCGTCTTCGACGGCGCCCTCGGCCTGGTGCTGTGGCTCGGCCCGCTGCTCGCCCCGGCGCACTACGAAGCCGCGCACCCGGGCCGGGGCCCGGACCCCCGCACCGACCAGATCGTCGGCGCGGGGGTGCTGTGGATCGGCGGTGACGTCGCCGGGCTGCCGTTCGTCATCGCGTTGTTCGTCCGCTGGGCCCGCGACGACGAGCGGCGCGCGAAGCAGATCGACGTCCAGCTGGACGAAGAAGCCGCTGTGGGCGCCGCGTCGACGTCGGGGCTCTGGTGGGAGAACGACCCGGCCCTGGCCGACCGGTTCAAGGGCCGGGGTTAG